One Candidatus Culexarchaeum yellowstonense genomic region harbors:
- a CDS encoding DMT family transporter, protein MKDYIILGIAVFSVSWASIFVVLSNAPGIVCAFWRMTLSSILTLLIMMVNGEYKGITKFSPLIVISGLSLATHFTLWMESLHMIPVAISTTIVNLHPIFSTIIGKFMGERVSGKRLMGIITSIIGSTMMVTGIGELNISEANIQGIIYALIGAASFSIYLSANRILRNEMSTQALTAWVYGIGGIATLTYIFANNINFTSYNINTWTYVILLTIVPMLMGHTLLNYLLRSLGLITVATSTLGEPIISTILAYMILGQIIDGIKMLGMMITLMGIYLAISQ, encoded by the coding sequence ATGAAGGATTACATAATACTTGGGATAGCGGTATTCAGCGTATCATGGGCTTCAATATTTGTGGTGTTATCAAATGCACCTGGAATAGTGTGCGCATTCTGGAGGATGACACTATCATCAATACTAACACTGTTAATCATGATGGTGAACGGTGAATATAAGGGGATAACCAAATTCAGCCCCCTAATAGTAATCTCAGGATTAAGCCTAGCAACACACTTCACACTATGGATGGAATCACTACATATGATCCCAGTAGCCATTAGCACAACAATAGTAAACCTACATCCAATATTCTCTACAATCATAGGAAAATTCATGGGTGAAAGGGTTAGTGGAAAGAGGCTAATGGGAATAATCACTTCAATAATTGGATCCACAATGATGGTTACTGGGATTGGGGAATTAAATATAAGTGAAGCCAATATTCAGGGAATAATTTATGCATTGATAGGTGCAGCATCATTCTCAATATACTTGTCAGCCAACAGAATACTTAGAAATGAAATGAGCACACAAGCTCTTACAGCATGGGTTTATGGGATAGGTGGAATAGCCACATTGACATATATATTTGCGAACAACATAAACTTTACATCATACAACATAAACACATGGACATACGTCATATTACTAACAATAGTGCCAATGCTAATGGGACACACATTACTAAACTATTTACTTAGAAGCCTTGGACTAATAACTGTAGCTACATCGACATTAGGGGAACCTATAATATCAACCATACTTGCATACATGATTTTAGGTCAAATCATTGACGGTATCAAGATGTTGGGTATGATGATCACATTAATGGGAATATATCTAGCCATATCACAATAA
- the amrS gene encoding AmmeMemoRadiSam system radical SAM enzyme → MKEAMLYESMGGGSVKCNLCGRRCIIPEGKTGFCRVRKNVGGKLYSLVYSKACSVACDPIEKKPLFHYNPGASVLSIATIGCNFRCLFCDNWVISQEEEIYGRELPPEKIVELALNNDCQGISYTYTEPTIFFEYAYDTAKIAKSKGLFNTFVTNGYMTPEAVDTIAPYLDAATVDIKCSANPEAYKTLSSVFDVQPIFDCLLELKRKGVFIEVTNLLIPGIDGWERDLENLAKWIAENLGPETPFHILRFHPDYKLYDRSSTPSYMLKKAYEISRNFGLKHVYVGNAPELRLENTYCPQCGQLLIERYGFQVLAYNITEDLKCPKCGYNVNVRGKFWAGGGWLRDIL, encoded by the coding sequence ATGAAGGAAGCAATGTTATATGAATCTATGGGTGGTGGAAGTGTTAAATGTAATTTGTGTGGTCGTAGATGTATAATTCCTGAGGGTAAAACTGGTTTCTGCCGTGTCCGTAAGAATGTGGGTGGGAAATTATATTCCCTCGTTTACTCCAAAGCTTGCTCTGTGGCTTGTGACCCAATTGAGAAGAAGCCTCTATTCCATTATAATCCTGGCGCATCCGTCTTAAGTATAGCTACTATTGGATGCAATTTTAGATGTTTATTCTGCGATAATTGGGTTATAAGTCAGGAGGAAGAGATTTATGGTAGAGAGTTGCCTCCAGAGAAGATTGTGGAATTGGCTTTGAATAATGATTGTCAAGGTATAAGCTACACTTATACTGAACCAACAATATTCTTTGAATACGCATATGACACTGCCAAGATTGCCAAGAGTAAGGGTTTATTCAATACATTCGTAACTAATGGTTATATGACCCCTGAGGCTGTGGATACCATAGCCCCATATCTTGACGCTGCTACTGTGGATATTAAATGTTCAGCTAACCCTGAGGCGTATAAAACTTTATCTAGCGTTTTTGATGTTCAACCAATTTTCGATTGCCTATTGGAATTGAAGAGGAAGGGGGTCTTCATTGAAGTAACCAATCTACTTATACCTGGAATTGATGGGTGGGAGAGGGATCTTGAAAATTTAGCTAAATGGATTGCTGAGAACCTTGGTCCTGAAACCCCATTCCACATCCTTAGATTTCATCCAGACTACAAATTGTATGATCGTTCTTCAACGCCAAGTTATATGCTTAAGAAGGCTTATGAGATATCCCGTAATTTCGGGTTAAAGCATGTTTATGTTGGTAATGCACCTGAACTTAGACTGGAAAACACCTACTGTCCACAATGTGGTCAATTATTGATTGAGAGGTATGGATTCCAGGTTTTAGCATACAATATTACTGAAGACCTTAAATGCCCAAAATGTGGGTATAACGTTAATGTTCGTGGAAAGTTTTGGGCTGGTGGGGGATGGCTTCGGGACATACTATAA
- a CDS encoding aldo/keto reductase: protein MKYRRFGSLDWHVSVLGFGAMRLPVIGDDYSNVNEDEAIKMIRYGIEHGINYVDTAYGYHGGKSEVIVGKAVDGYHGRVRVATKMPVYLINSQSDMDKVLDEQLNRLGMDYVDFYLLHGLNRERWKKLKELRVFEWIEHALSSGKIKHIGFSFHDSFDLFKEIIDSYNWTLCQIQYNYLDVDYQAGIRGLKYAASKGIAVVVMEPLAGGLLASPPIEVINVFNEAKVKRSPVEWALMWVWNHPEVSVALSGMSTMQQVVENVKYAENAIPNILSQEELALFDRARDIIRGKGFINCSGCRYCQPCPNGVLIPDIFAYYNAYFRRGRDPSVIDEYNLKIPPNGRAENCIKCGKCEELCPQHIEIRLWLDRARRLFSRPR, encoded by the coding sequence GTGAAGTATAGGCGTTTTGGAAGTTTAGATTGGCATGTTTCAGTGCTTGGTTTTGGGGCTATGAGGCTTCCAGTTATCGGTGACGATTATAGTAATGTGAATGAAGATGAAGCTATAAAGATGATTAGGTATGGTATTGAGCATGGGATAAATTATGTTGATACCGCTTATGGTTATCATGGTGGTAAGAGTGAAGTCATAGTGGGTAAAGCTGTGGATGGTTATCATGGACGTGTCCGTGTGGCTACGAAGATGCCCGTTTACCTCATTAATTCACAGTCAGATATGGATAAGGTTTTGGATGAGCAGTTGAATCGATTGGGCATGGATTATGTGGACTTCTATTTACTTCACGGTTTAAATAGGGAAAGGTGGAAGAAGCTTAAGGAGCTTAGGGTTTTCGAATGGATTGAACACGCCCTATCCAGTGGTAAAATAAAGCATATTGGATTCAGCTTTCATGATTCCTTCGATCTATTCAAGGAAATTATAGATTCGTATAATTGGACTTTATGTCAAATTCAATACAACTATTTAGACGTGGATTATCAAGCTGGGATTAGGGGGTTAAAGTATGCTGCCTCTAAAGGTATAGCCGTGGTTGTAATGGAGCCTTTGGCTGGTGGATTGCTTGCCTCACCTCCAATTGAAGTTATAAATGTGTTTAATGAAGCTAAGGTTAAGCGTAGCCCTGTGGAGTGGGCTTTAATGTGGGTTTGGAATCATCCAGAAGTTTCAGTGGCTTTGAGTGGTATGAGTACCATGCAGCAGGTTGTGGAGAATGTTAAGTATGCTGAGAATGCCATCCCAAATATCCTCAGCCAGGAGGAGTTGGCTTTATTTGATAGGGCTAGGGATATAATACGTGGAAAAGGTTTCATAAATTGTAGCGGTTGCAGATATTGTCAACCATGTCCCAATGGTGTTTTAATACCTGACATATTTGCATATTATAATGCCTACTTTAGGAGGGGTAGGGATCCATCTGTAATAGATGAATATAACCTCAAGATTCCACCTAATGGTAGAGCTGAAAATTGCATTAAATGTGGTAAATGTGAAGAGCTTTGCCCGCAACATATTGAGATAAGGCTTTGGCTAGATAGAGCTAGGAGGCTTTTCAGCCGCCCAAGATAA
- a CDS encoding lactate utilization protein: MDFKEYREWHSKCNLKIVAENLIKRGFKAKCFDDVRESKNYILSMIPQNATVGVGGSVTIRELGIIEDLESRGIKVIHHWIRGLSPEDSYRLRMMENGSDFFLSSCNALTIDGVIVNADSSGNRVAALSFGPKNVIMVVGVNKIVYDLDMALWRIYNVAAPMNSRRLGVKVPCAEAGYCVDCDSADCPVRVIEIIERKPQAGDYHVVLVNANLGF, from the coding sequence ATGGATTTCAAGGAGTATAGGGAGTGGCATTCCAAATGCAATTTAAAGATTGTTGCAGAAAATCTAATTAAACGTGGATTTAAGGCTAAATGTTTTGATGATGTTAGGGAGTCTAAGAACTATATCCTATCAATGATACCTCAAAATGCCACTGTTGGTGTGGGTGGCTCTGTCACCATTAGGGAGCTTGGTATAATTGAGGATTTGGAGTCTAGGGGGATTAAGGTTATTCACCATTGGATTAGAGGGTTGAGTCCTGAAGATTCATATAGGCTTAGGATGATGGAAAATGGCAGTGACTTCTTCCTTTCAAGTTGTAATGCTTTAACAATTGATGGCGTTATAGTTAATGCTGATAGTTCTGGCAATAGGGTTGCAGCCCTGTCCTTTGGCCCTAAAAACGTGATAATGGTTGTTGGCGTTAATAAGATTGTATATGATCTCGATATGGCTTTGTGGAGAATATATAATGTTGCAGCCCCCATGAATTCACGTAGACTTGGAGTTAAGGTTCCATGCGCTGAGGCCGGATACTGTGTTGATTGCGATTCAGCGGACTGCCCTGTTAGGGTTATTGAGATCATTGAGCGTAAACCTCAAGCTGGAGATTACCATGTGGTCTTGGTTAATGCAAATCTTGGATTCTAG